tagacaataAGTGCTTTCTCTATTTTAGGCAgggatcagattttttttttttttttgagatggagtctcgctctgttgctcaggctggagtgcagtggggtttttttttgagatagagtctcgctctgttgctcaggctggagtgcagtggggtgatctcggctcactgcaacctctgcctcccaggttcaagcaattctacctgcctcggcctcctcagtaactgggattacaggtacataccaGCATTCCctgataattttcttatttttcagtagaaacggagttttgctatgttgggcaggctggtctcaaactcctgacctcaggtgatccacctgcctcagccacccgaagtgctggaattaaaggcgtgagccactgcacctggccttagattttgtttttttgttttgttttttttaaagcattgcaAATACTAAAAAGTCTTCTCATAGCATATaattcagtgcctggcacataatggttcttaatgaatatttaacaattgaatgaatgattgaatgaatgccTGGACGAACATAGTCCTGAGGCTGTGTATGTAGAGAAAGAGCGAGTAAGATTTCAGCTAAGATGATCAATTGCTGTTAGGTGAGACCAAAAGGACTATGGAGAAGGAAGATGTAATAATGAGGGGACTAGCAGGCTGAataatggcctcccaaagatgCCCACATCTGAATCTCTTGggaatatgttactttacatggcaaaaggaactttgtAGATGTAATTTTCACATAAAgattattcctttttgtttttgtttttttttttttttgagttaggggctcactctgttgtccaagctgcaGTACTgatgtgaccatagctcactgcaacctcaaactcccaggctcaaatgatcctcctgccttggccttcagagtagctgggactgcaggtgtgcaccaccacacccgggtaattaaaacaattttttttttttttttgtagagagggaggttgtattagtctgttcttgcattgctataaagaactacctgagactgggtaatttataaagaaaagaggtttagttgactcacagttccacaggctgtacaggaggcatgtctgtgaggcctcaggaaactttcaatcatgggggcaggcaaaggggaagcaggcacctcttacatggctgcagcaggaggaagggagagaagggggaagtgctacacactttttttttttgactgagtcttgctcagtcacccaggcccgagtgcagtggcgcaatctcggctcactgcaagctccgcctcctggattcacaccattctcctgcttcagcatcccgagtagctgggtctacaggtgcctgctactatgcccggctaatttttttgtatttttagtagagacagggtttcaccatgttacccaggatggtcttgatctcctgaccttgtgatctgcccgtctcggcctcccaaagtgctgggattacaggcgtgagccagcacgcctggcctgCTACACACTTACTTTTAAACCAACCAgagctcatgagaactcactcactatcaggagaacagcaaggaggcactctccctccatgatccaatcacctcccaccaggtccctcccctaacACTGCGGATTATAATttggcatgagatttgggcagggacacaaatgcGCCCAATCCCTCCGGAGCATCTGGAGTGGCCAGTGCAGGAGCATCTGAGGGGCCGGGAAGCCCGGAAGTGGTGCAGGAAGCCGCCGACCATGCCGGCTTCTGATCGCGGGCACCCAAATTCAAGACAGCCCTGGTGACATAGCAAGCaagtctgtctctacaaaaaactaaaaattagccaggcatggtggggcatgcctgtggtgccagctactcgtgaggctgaagcgggaggatcacttcagcctcggggtttgaggctgcagttagctatgactactactgcattctagcctgggtgacagagtaagactttgtctaaaaaaaaaaaaaagagagagagaaagggagatggGAAGATTCTCtgctgctgactttgaagatgttGGATGGGGAGCCAAGGAGTGCAGGAAGCATCTAGAAGcttggaagaggcaagaaaatggACTCTACTTTAGGACCTCCAGGAGGAATGCAGTCCTGCAGACCCATTTTAGACTCTGACCCCCTAAATTCTAAGACAacaaatttgtgttcttttaagccattaaattCGTGCAATTTGTTACCTCAGCAATGGAAAAATGATACAAGGGGGATATAAGTAATAAGCAAAGAAGGAGATGTTTTGGTGAGCTGGAAGCTTGCCCAGCTGGGAGAAATGTAACAGAAATTTACTTGGGACCAGTAACAAGGATAAGGAGCCGGAAAGGCTAGAAATCAACAAATGAGCAGATAAAAAGGGTTAGAGAACATAGATATGGGCAGATTGCCAACAACTGAAGAGAATGGATATAttagtttgctggggctgccataacaaaatagcaCACACAGGGTGACTTAGACAATAGAAAttaatttgctcacagttctggaggcaagaaGTCCAAGACCAGGGTGCCTGCTGAGTTGGTTTCGCacggctgccttcttgctgtgtcttcacatagtCTTTCCTCGGTGTGAAAACATCCCTGGTGCctcgttttttttctttatttttaaaataaaaacagagagagagagagtctcactatgttgcccaggatggtttcgaacttctgagctcaagcagtcctcctgacttggcctcccgaagggctgggattacgggcatgagccaccacgcacagccccTGGTGCCTCTTTGTGCGtccaagttttctcttttttttttttttgagacggaatcttgctctgtcacccgggctatagtggagtggctcgatctcggctcactgtaacctccccctcccaggttcaagcaattctccggcctgaGCCTCGtgtgtagttgggattacaggcatgtgccaccacacccagctaatttttgtattttcaatagagacagggtttcaccatgttggccaggttagtctcaagtgatcttcctacctcaagtgagcctcctgctttggcctcctaaagtgctgggattacagtgtgagccatcAAGCATGgccccaaatttcctcttcttacaaggacaccagacAGATTGGATTAGAGCCCATCTTAAAGGTCTCACTTTAACTTCATTGCGAttttaaaggccctatcttcaAACACGGCCACCTTCTGAGGTAATGGaaattagggcttcaacatgtgaattttggagggCATCATTTAGCCCATAACAACTGGGTTGATAAATTGAGGGACAGCCTACAGAATAGCTGGTTAGTGGTCTGGCTTGGAGACTAAGGCCATTTGACAGTTCAACACAATGTGAAGCAATCCAGGATTGGAAGCCAGACTGGGAACAGAGAACCTAAGGGTGATGATTGGTGATCATTTGAATAAGATCTGTAGATTAGGTAAGCATATGATCTCCGTGCTTATTTCCTTGTTTTGATCATTGTACTGTGGTCACGTAAGATGTCAGTATTTCAGGAAGCTTGAGTGAAGAGTATGTGGTaactctttgtactatttttgcaacttctttcaaagtctgtagttatttcaaaattaaaagttaaaaatcaaggccgggcacagtggctctcgcctgtaatcccagcactttgggaggccaaggccagcagatcacctgacgacaggagttggagaccagcctggcccacgtggcgaaaccctgtttctactaaaaacaccaaaatgagccaggcgtggtgcatgcccgtagtcccagctactcgggaggctgaggcaggagaatcgcttgaatttgggagggagaagttgcagtgagccgaaatcacaccactgtactccagcctgggcaacaggagtctgtctcaaaaaaatgaaaaaaaaagaaaagttaaaaatcagggccaggcgtgggggatcatgcctgtaatcccagcattttgggaggctgaagtgggcagatcatgaggtcaggagtttgagaccatcctggctaacacagtgaaaccccatttctactaaaaatacaaaaataaaaaaaaattagtcagacgtggtggcggaTACCTggagtccctgctacttgggaggctgagacagagaatggcgtgaacctgggaggcggagcttgcagtgagccgagattatgccactgcactctagcctgggtgacagagcaagactccatctcaaaaaaaaaaaaaaaaaaaaaaatcagggctgggtttggtggcatttgcctgtagtcccagctactggggatgttgaggtgggagtatcacttgagtcctggagttcaagactaacctgggaaacatagcaagacccttctttcaaaaataaataaatgcaatcattaaaagttaaacatttgaaaactaaataaaagtaGGGTAAATAGAGAAGAGAACAGGGTTGGATGTGACTGTGAAAGAGTAGGAAAAAAGGTCAGAaaaggccggacatggtggctcatgcctataattgcagcacttaaggagtccaaggcaggaggatgacttgaagccagtagttcaagacgagcctgggcaacataacgagaccccgtctgtacaaaaaaattacaaaattagctgggcatggtggcaggcatctgtagtaccagttactcgggaggctgaggcaggaagatccgctgagccctggagtttaaggttgcagtgagctatgattgcaccactgcactccagcctgggaaacagggtaagatcctatctcaaaaaaaaaaaaaaaaatcaagaaaaaaagaagcaaggagAAAAATGAGTTCTATGAGGTGAGAGACTCTACGGTGTCTGTTGCTTGGGTTCCCACTAACACCCCACTTTTGGGACAGTGCCTGGAAGCTGGGAGCTCAGGATATGTTTTGGGAAGTGAGGATCACTGAGGCACAAACTGAAGAGGAGAAGGCACACTGGGCCTCATCTGGCATTCATAAAAGCCCTCGCATTGTAACTTTTGATATTCTCTCTAGAGGAAGTCACACAATCAGTTCAGTGTATTGCGTGTGTTGCAAATGTGAATTCGTGGcctgcaaacatttaaaacacattGCCATTTTGGTGACTGAGTTTTGCTatcccttcatttctttttcccttttttttttttctttttgagagggagtctcgctctgtcgcccaggctggagtgcagtggcgccatctcggctcactgcaagctaatGACaatacttttctctctctcttttttttttttcatagagcagaggtcttcctatgttgcccaggctggtctggaactactgccctcaaaggatcctcctaattcttccaaagtgcttggattacagacatgtgccactgcgcccggccaaatgcaCCCCTTTTTTttagtgtacaattcagtggtttttaatatattcacaaattcATGTAGCCATCACACCtatcaaatttcaaaatgtttttggccgggcgcggtggctcacgcctgtaatcccagcactttgggagaccgagacgggcggatcacgaggtcaggagatcgagaccatcctgccaaacacggtgaaaccccgtctctactaaaaatacaaaaattagccgggcgcggtggcgggcgcctgtagtcccagctactcgggaggctgaggcaggagaatggcgtgtagtcccagagaggctgaggcaggagaatctcttgaacctgggaggcggaggttgcagtgagtccagatcgcgccgttgcactccagcctgggcgacagagcgacagactgtctcaaaaagtctaattaataaataaaaagaaatataaataaataaataaataaccccattacttctgcctctgtggctttgcctGTTCTGGGTATTTTGTGTGAATGGACCCATGTATGGGGGTGGGCCGGGCACCTTTCAAATGTTCAGCCTTCACGACGGCCTGTGGCCTCTGGATTGGACGGCGCGGGCTGGTGTGCACGGAGCGCCCAATCGCTCCGGAGCGTCTGGAGCTGGCAGGTGCAGGTGCGGGCGGCGCCAACTCAGGGctgctggaggcccaggaggctcGGACGCCTTGCAGGAAGCTGCTGACCACGCCGGCTCCTGATCGCAGGCGCACACAGCACGGACATGGCGGGCTGGTGGTCGGCATTGTCGCGCGCGGCCCGGCGCCACCCGTGGCCCACCAACGTACTGCTCTANNNNNNNNNNCTTTGTACAGGTAAGTTCCCCCTACTCAGTAATATTAACTCAGGGCTAATATTAATTCCATGTGGCcctaactctctctctctgttccagCTGACCAACTTCAGCCTTGTTCCTGTTCAGTGGAGAACAGCTTACACTGGAGTCTGTGGTTTTCTCTGGGCCATCTTCGTCTGTTTTTCCCAGCAGAGTGGTGACGGCACATTGAAGTCAGCTTTCACCATTTTTCGTACAAAGTGGACCAGCGCCATAGAAGGGTCCCCAGAGAAATGAGACGTCAAGGACTCTCTTAAAGGGACCACATATTTGACCTAAAATGCACAGAATTGCCAGCAGACAAAATACCTGATGTGCCAATTATGCATTTCATTTTGAGGAATTACTGCTATTTATAAacccacttaaaaaaattatgattatttttgaattgtattcagatatttttttctgttctagtCTGAAATATTACTTCTCTAATTTTTTGGTTGATATGAATAATAGTGGCAAAATGGCATTTcagaattattaatatttctaatattttaaccCAAGTTTCGGGAAACTTGGTTTTGATGTTTACATTTCTATTCTAAAATCTCAGGTTATCTCCTGAACACTTTTGGGCAGATGAACTTTTATACCAAAAAATAGTTCTCATAGTGAATTTTAATTTACATAGAACTCAAtcaaaatgaagatttaaaaacaagattTCTTTCCCCAAAGCAtacataatttgttatttttttaactaaaattcagtaaatacctttttttgtttttgtttttgtttttgagacagagtctcactctgtctcccaggctggagtgcagtggcgccatctcagctcactgcaacctccaccctccaggttcaagcaattctcctgcctcaggctcctgagtagctgggattacaggcatgcgacagCACGTcctgcctgatttttgtattttgtttttgtttttgttttgagctcCACCTCCccgtttcacgccattctcctgcctcagcctcctgagtagctgggagtacaggcatccaccaccactcctggataactttttgtgtttttagtagagatggggtttcaccgtgttagccaggatggtcccgatctcctgacctcgtgatccagccgccttggcttcccaaagtgctaggattacaggcgtgagccactgtgcccggcctaatttttgcatttttagtagagacgggtttcaccatgttgaccaggatggtctcaatctcctgacctcgtaagtcgcccgccttggcgtcccaaagtgccgggattacaggtgtgagccaccgcaaccgactgttttttttcctttttttgagacagagactcgctctgtcacccagtcaggagtgcagtggcatgatttccgctcactgcaacctttgcctcctgggttcaaacgatcctacTGCCTCatccttcggagtagctgggattgcaggcgtgtgccaccatgcctggctcatttttgtatttttagtagagacagcgttttaccctgttggctaggctggtctccaactcctggcctcaactgatcactcagcttggcctcccaaagtgctgggattatcagcgtgagccaccacacctggctcagtaAGTACGtttttttattatcaaaaaaaGAGTAGTGTATGATTGGCATATTCTGTATAGAATGTATTTTATTGAtgtcttctatttttataatttctgagtCAAGTACTTTTTAATGAATGCTTTTTAGTTTGGGCAGATTCAGTTGACTAAAGCACCTCATTTCCCAgctacatgaaataaaatatttggcttcTTTTCCAATTTCACACGGATGTTATTTTGTGAAAATCAGTGCTTTAAGATAAACCTTTATACTTCAAGGTAAACATGAGAAACTTgatctaatatttaatatttattcagtttGTCTAACTTCTAAACCATCAGATTTAAAGATTATGTAACTATCTCAAGAAGTTTCACTTGGATGTAGtcgttcatgcttgtaatcccagcactttgggaggctgaggtgggaggatcgcttaaagcaaggagtttgagaccagcctgggcaatattgcaagatcccatctctattttaaaaaaaaaattcactttgtgaggctgaggccggcagatcacgaggtcaggagatcgagaccatcctggctagcatggtgaaaccctatctctactaaaaatacaaaaaattagccggacgtggtggcgggtgcctatagtcccggctactcgggaggctgaggcaagataatggcgtgaacccgggaggtggaggttgcagtgagcggagatcgtgccactgcactccagcctgggcgacagagcgagactcgtctcaaaaaaaaaaaaaaaagtttcaacaaATTCCACCAAAGAATTCCACCAGAGTTCTATTGTCTCCAATGTCATGTTCCACGGATTTCAAGTTGTGAAGGCCTGAACTGTTCATTTATCTTGAGAATTTATATTTAAGCTTAATTTAAAACTATATACCTAAAAATTGAgcatataatttgtataatttatgtAAGTTTCTATAAGTCATAAGCATGTAGTTTCCAAGTATATAATTTATCTGAATGTAATAggcattaatatattttacattattgggACCATAGTAAAGCAATTTCTAAATGGTTTGTAAAATAACTTGTTATTTGTATTGTTGTAAAAGTagttaataaaatggaaaaactgtTTCATAATAATAAGATACATTTTAACatcaaaatacatcaaaaaaaTGTACCCAAGGTAATTGTACGTACTACCTGGCAAACCTTTACAGAAGCTGTAGTATCACTTTTATGATGGAAGAATAGTGTTTGCATTTTGTATAGAAGTacttggggctgggcgtggtagctcatgtctataatcccggtgctttgggaggcgaaggcaggtggatcatctgagcccaggagtttgagaccagcctaggcaacatggcaagaacctgtctctctaaaacatacaaacattagccaagcatggtggtgtgagcctgtagtcccagctacttgggagactgaggcagggggatctcgaacccaggaggcagaagatgAATACATCAATGGAAGCAACTGAATGAGGTAAGGTCTTTTGAAGGAGAGAgcaaaagagatttaaataataataattataataaggctgggtgcagtggttcatgcttgtaatcctggaactttggcaggccaagacaggcggatcggttgagttcaagaccagcatggccgacacagtgaaaccccgtctctattaaaaatacaaaattagccggacatggtagtATGTGcatgtggtctcagctactcaggtggctgagacaggagaatcgcttgaacctgggaggcataggttgtagtgaaccgataaatacaaaaagtattaaAGTGCTAACAGGAAAATTTCCACTGATCAATCACCCTTTAGCTTTAAATAATGCAGAAACATATGCCCAGTTTACTTGTAATTAAAAATCACGCATCATTCACAATTTATCAGTCTTGTTTATTTGTGCAAAAACTAATACaagtcaacagagcgagactccgtctcaaaaaaaagaaaaaaaaaactaatacaagTTATTCTCTTTTATCTGTATTGTGATTGGTTTGCTGAGAGGGAATTGGGCCACTTGAGAGTTTGTGCgtgtttaaaattttctggccaggcagggtggcccacgcctataatcccagcattttgggaggccaggactggcggatcacttgagctcaggagtcaagaccaacctgggcaacatggtgaaaccctatctctaccaaaaatacaaaaattagctgggtgtggtggcttgcgcctgtactcccagctacttgaggggctgaggcaggaggatcactcaagcccaggaggcagaggttgcagtgagccgcgatcacgccactgcactccagctaaggcaacagagcaagactctgtctaaaa
The genomic region above belongs to Piliocolobus tephrosceles isolate RC106 chromosome 17, ASM277652v3, whole genome shotgun sequence and contains:
- the MPV17L gene encoding mpv17-like protein gives rise to the protein MAGWWSALSRAARRHPWPTNVLLLTNFSLVPVQWRTAYTGVCGFLWAIFVCFSQQSGDGTLKSAFTIFRTKWTSAIEGSPEK